A part of Magnetospirillum sp. ME-1 genomic DNA contains:
- a CDS encoding DUF4189 domain-containing protein — protein sequence MKKMIMAAVMAAGIALTGSAWAAGAIAVDDADATKASEVGFGVGSGSTREEAGIDAVRECKKAGNSSCKVAVRYDTCGAYATSRDYTGVGWGSTEGEAKANALEACGKGCKVAVSDCQ from the coding sequence ATGAAGAAGATGATCATGGCCGCGGTGATGGCGGCGGGAATTGCTCTGACCGGTTCCGCCTGGGCGGCGGGCGCCATCGCCGTCGATGACGCCGACGCGACCAAGGCCAGCGAGGTGGGTTTCGGTGTCGGCAGCGGCTCCACCCGCGAGGAGGCAGGCATCGACGCGGTGCGTGAGTGCAAGAAGGCCGGCAACAGCAGCTGCAAGGTGGCGGTGCGCTACGACACCTGCGGCGCCTACGCCACCTCCCGGGACTACACCGGCGTGGGCTGGGGCAGCACCGAGGGCGAGGCCAAGGCCAACGCCCTGGAAGCCTGCGGCAAGGGCTGTAAGGTGGCGGTTTCCGACTGCCAGTAG